The Arthrobacter sp. PM3 genome contains the following window.
CCTCGCTGATGCGGATGCGCGAGCTCCCTGTGCTGATCGCACTGGTACTGCTGGTGCTCGTCACGTACCTGATCAATCCGCTGTTCCTTACGCCCCAGGGCGTGAAGGATCTGCTGCTCAACGCCACTATCATCATGATTCTGGCGGTAGGGCAGACCCTGCTGATCATCACCCGGAACATCGACCTCTCCGTCGGCTCCATGCTGGGGTTGGTCGCTTTCGGAACCGGCTCCATCTTCTCGGCCGCACCCGATGTGCCAATCATGGCGGTCTTTGCGATCGGCATGGCGTTCGGGGCGCTGCTGGGCGCCTTCAACGGCATCCTGGTCACCGCTGCCAAGGTTCCCGCGCTGGTCATCACTCTCGGGACGCTCTACGTCTTCCGGGGCCTGAACAACGCTTGGGCCGGCGGCAAGCAATTCTTCGCCGGCGACCGCCCGGACGAGTTCGGTGCCCTCTCGGTGAACACCGTGCTGGGGTTCCCCGTCATTACGCTACTGGCCATCGTTGTCGTAACGGTCGTAGCTGTCTACATGTCCGGCACCCGCCCGGGCCGTGACCTGTACGCCATCGGCTCGGACCCGGACGCGGCCACGGCATTTGGCATCAAGGTCTCCAAACGCGTATTCCTGGCCTTCCTGGCCAACGGGGCGCTCGCAGGTCTGGCCGGCGTCCTCTATGCCAGCCGCTTCAACTCGGTTGGCGCCACCACAGGCACCGGCATGGAACTGACCGTGGTTGCGGCCGCCGTTGTCGGTGGCGTGGCCATCTTCGGAGGCAGCGGATCGGTGACCGGGGCGGCGCTCGGCGCCGTGCTTCTGACCACCATCACCAGCTCCCTGACCGCACTGCGGGTGGACAAATTCTGGCAGCAGGCGATCGTAGGTGTATTGATCCTCACGGCCATCATCATCGACCGCGTGGCCAGCCTGCGCACAGCCAAGAAACTGCGGATTAGCGAGGCTCGCAATGTCTGAAACCACCTCCACCACCAGCACGGCGCCAGCCCCCGTGGCTGACAGCACCAAGCCGCTGGCCAGCGAACCGAAGGGCCGGACCGGAGCGGCACGGATCCTCACCGGCCGTGACGCCATGACTATCTACGCACTGGTTGCCTTTCTGATCTACGCAGCCATCGCGATCCCGCGCTTCGCCTCCCCGGTCACCACCGGGTTCCTGCTCCTGGACGTGATCCCGGTCCTGTTGATCGCCATGCCGATGACGCTGATCATCATCACGGGCGAAATTGACTTGTCCGTAGCCAGCACCGCCGGCCTGACCAGTGCATTGATGGGCGTTCTTTGGGCCGGCGGGATGGACATCTGGCTGGTCCTGGCAATCAGCCTGCTGGCGGGAATTGCCGCCGGCATGTTCAACGGCGTCCTGATCGCAGTCTTGGGCCTGCCCTCCCTGGCAGTGACCATCGGCACCCTGGCGTTGTTCCGCGGCCTGGCTCTGGTCATCATCGGCGACAACGCCGTGGCCAACTTCCCGAAGGCGCTGACCGCCTTCTTCACCTCCAAAATCGGCGGAACCGGCATCCCCACGGTGATGATCGGCGTCGTCGTGGTCGTGGTTTTCTTCGGTGTGCTGCTGCACTTCACACCGTTCGGGCGGGGGCTCTATGCGATGGGGTACAGCAAGGAAGCAGCCTCCTTCGTGGGCATCAACGTGGCCCGCAGCAAGTTCTGGCTGTACGTCGGATCCGGTACCGTCTCGGCGCTCGCAGGCATCTACTGGACGTTGCGCTACACGAGCGCCAGGAGTGACAACGCCTCCGGCCTGGAACTGGCCGTCATCGCCGCTGTCTTGTTGGGCGGCGTGTCGATCTTCGGCGGGAAAGGCTCCATTCCTGGGGTCATTGCCGGCGTCCTGCTGATCGGCACGCTGAACTATGCCCTTCGCCTGGCCCGGGTGTCCGACGTCGTCCTCATCACGGTGACCGGTCTGCTGCTGATCGTCTCCGTGGTGGCGCCGAGTATCGGCGCCGCCATCAGACAGTGGCGCCACACCCGGCGCGTCCGCCGAAGTTTCACCCGCAAGACCACCTGAATCTGCTCACCAGCACCACCCCAAACCGTGCCCGCCTGGGACCGGCTGTACCGACCGCACGAACGAAAAGGGAAGAACAATGATGTTGAACCGCAAGAACAAAGGCCGGACCGGCCGACTCGGGAGCATGGTGGCCATCACCGCCGTGGCCGCACTGGCACTGACAGCCTGCAACAGCGGCTCTGCATCCTCCAATGGCACCAGCAGCCCCTCGGCAGGGGGCGGGGACCAAAAGATCACTTTCATCCCGAAGCAGCTGAACAACCCGTACACGGATGTCGTCTTGGGCGGCGGCAAGAAGGGCGCCACGGAGGCAGGATTCGCGTCCTCCCAGGTGGTCGGACCGCTGGAAGCTTCCGCCTCCAGCCAGGTTTCCTTCATCAACGCCGAAACGCAGGCCGGCACCAACGTCATCGTGATTGCCGCCAATGACCCCGACGCCGTCTGCACGGCCCTCGGCGAGGCCCGGTCCGCCGGAGCCAAGATTGTCGCGTTCGATTCCGACACCAACCCTGACTGCCGCGACGTCTTCATCAGCCAGGTCGTCGCCAAGGACGTCGCCCTGATCCAGACCAAGCTGATCTCCGAGCAGATCGGGGGCAGCGGCGAGATCGCGATCCTGTCCGCCACCGCCAATGCCACCAACCAGAACGAGTGGATCAAATACATGGAGGAGGAGCTCGCCTCCAACCCCGCATACAAGGACATCAAGCTGGTCGCCAAGGTCTACGGCGATGACAACGACACCAAGTCCTTCCAGGAAGCTCAGGGACTCATGCAGGCCCACCCGAACCTGAAGGGCATCATTTCCCCGACCACCGTAGGCATCGCAGCCACCGCCCGTTATCTCTCAACTTCGGCCTACAAGGGCAAGGTTGCCCTGACCGGGCTGGGACTGCCGAATGAAATGCGCCCCTTCGTGAAGGACGGAACCGTCAAGGAGTTCGCCCTCTGGGATCCGGCACAGCTCGGCTACGTTGCGGCATTCGCCGGCAAAGCCCTCCAGGAAGGCAAGATCAGCGGCGCCGAAGGGGACACCTTCACCGCCGGCGAGCTTGGCGAACGCAAGATCGAAAAGGGAGGTCTCGTGATCGTCGGGCCGCCGACCGTCTTCAACGCCGAGAACATCGACAAGTACAACTTCTGATCCGTTTCTGACCCTCCGAGCGGCCGGGCGGGCCCGACAGCCCGCCCGGCACCTCGACTCATCACTGCACTTCTCTCCACTCCACCGGTGCCACAGCACCGGGACCACGGCGCCTGCTCCACAGCCGTGCCCGGAAACCACATTCCGGAGCCCCGATTCCCTTTTCCCTGCCGGAAGGCCCCTCACATGAACCAGAAACAACCGGCAGACCGGCTGCTGCAACCGCATCGGCGCCGCCCCACCCGCATCGGGCTGGTCTCCGGCGGGCTCGGCGCGTACTGGCCGCAGTTCCCGGACTTGCTGCCTCAGCTGCAGGACTCCGTGCGCTACGTCACCGGCCGCTTCCAGCGGCTCGACGCCGAAGTCATCGACACCGGCTTCATCTCTGATGCCCAGGAAGCCGCGCACGCCGGCGAAAAGCTGCGCGTCGCCGACTGCGACCTCATCGTCATTTTCCTCACCACGTACCTGACGTCCTCCATGGTCCTGCCGATCGCCCAGCGCGCGAAGACCCCGGTCCTGGTGATCGACCTGCAGCCGACCGAAGCGATGGACCACGCCAACTTTGACACCGGTAAATGGCTGGCCTACTGCGGCCAGTGCCCGGTGCCGGAGGTCGCCAACGTCTTCCGCCGGGCCGGGATCGACTTCCGCTCCGTCTCCGGGCACCTCAAACAGGAGTCCGCTTGGGAGCGCATCACCGCGTGGGTCCATGCCGCCGGCGTCCGCGCCCGGCTCCGCAATGGCCGGCACGGGCTCATGGGCCATCTTTATCCCGGCATGCTGGATGTCGCCACGGACCTCACCACCGTATCCACCACCTTCGGCTCCCACGTGGAGGTGCTCGAATTCGATGACCTCCGCGAACGGGTCAACGCCGTGACGGAGGCGGAGGTCGCGGAACGGCTGGAGCTTGCCCGCGAACTTTTCGTTGTGGACGGCTCCGTGAACGACGACGACTTTGCGTGGGGCGCGAAGGTATCGGTGGGCCTGGACCGCCTCGTGCAGGACTTCGACCTCGACTCCGTGGCCTACTACCACCGCGGACTGGCCGGTGAACAGCACGAACGACTGGGCGCCGGGATGATCCTGGGCTCCTCCATCCTGACGGCACGGGGCATCCCGATGGCCGGCGAATTCGAGCTACGGACCTCCATCGCCATGCTGGCCGCCCAGGCGATCGGCGCCGGGGGATCCTTCACCGAAATCCAGGCCCTGAACTTCCTCGACAACGTGGTCGAAATGGGACACGATGGTCCCGCACACCTGGCCGTATCCGCCCAGGACCCGCTGCTGCGCGGACTCGGCGTCTACCACGGCAAGCGCGGCTGGGGCGTCTCGGTCGAATTCGATGTGCGCCACGGACCGGTCACCACCTTCGGCCTCGGCCAGGACCCGGACGGAAGCTACGTCTTCGTCACGTCCGAGGGGGCAGTGGTTCCCGGCCCCCTCCTGCAGATCGGCAATACGACGTCCCGGGTGGACTTCGGCGGGGACCCAGGGCTCTGGGTGGACCAGTGGAGCCAGACCGGAATCGGCCACCACTGGGCTCTCTGCGTGGGACACCGGGCTGCCGACATCAAGGCCGCCGCATCGCTGCTGGGTATCGAACACCGCCACGTGGTGCTCTCATGACCACGCAACGCGTCTGCTTCCAGTTACAGGTCAAACCCGCCCTGATCGGGGAATACACCCGCCGGCACGCCGCCGTCTGGCCCGAGATGCTTCGGGCTCTCAAGGCCTCCGGCTGGGACAACTACTCACTCTTCCTCCGGCCCGACGGGCTCCTGATCGGCTACTTCGAAACGCAAAGCCTGACCGGTGCCCAGGCCCGGATGGCAGCCACGGACGTCAATGCCCGCTGGCAGGCCGACATGGCCGGTTTCTTCGAGGATCTCGCCGGCGCACCGGACCAGGGCTTCGTCCAGCTCACCGAAATCTTCAATCTCGAGGACCAGTTGTCCGCGGCCAACGCCCCCGGGGACAACCATCAACCGCAAAAGGAACAATCATGAACACCACAGAATCGGCCCTGGGCCGCCTCGGGGAACTCGCCATCGAGGTCCCCTCCTGGGCCTATGGCAACTCCGGGACCCGCTTCAAGGTGTTCGGCACCCCCGGCACCCCGCGTACCGTGCAGGAGAAGCTGGCCGACGCGGCGAAGGTCCACGAGCTGACCGGCCTGGCGCCCACGGTGGCCCTGCACATCCCGTGGGACAAGGTGGATGACTACGCGGCCCTGAAGGAATACGCTGCGGATCTGGGCGTGGGGCTGGGCACCATCAACTCCAACACCTTCCAGGATGACGAGTACAAGTTCGGCTCCCTGACGTCCTCCGACGCCGCAGTCCGCCGCCGCGCGATCGACCACCACCTCGAGTGCCTCGAGATCATGCACGCCACCGGCTCCCGCGACCTGAAGATCTGGCTCGCGGACGGCACCAACTACCCGGGGCAGGACGACATGCGCGGCCGGCAGGACCGCCTGGCCGAGTCCCTGCAGGAGATTTACGCGGCGTTGGGTGATGAGCAGCGCCTGGTGCTGGAGTACAAGTTCTTCGAGCCGGCTTTCTACCACACCGACGTCCCGGACTGGGGCACGTCCTACGCGCAGACCCTGGCCCTGGGCGAGAAGGCGATGGTGTGCCTGGACACCGGCCACCACGCCCCGGGCACCAACATCGAGTTCATCGTCATGCAGCTGCTGCGCCTGGGCAAGCTCGGTTCCTTCGACTTCAACTCCCGCTTCTACGCCGACGATGACCTGATTGTCGGCGCGGCCGATCCTTTCCAGCTCTTCCGCATCATGCACGAGGTCATCCGCGGCGGCGGCTTCGGCAAGGACCCTGAAGGGAATTCCGCTGTCGCGCTGATGCTGGACCAGTGCCACAACCTGGAGGAGAAGATCCCCGGCCAGATCCGCTCGGTGCTCAACGTCCAGGAAATGACGGCCCGCGCCCTGCTGGTCGACACGGACGCCCTGGCCGAAGCCCAGCGGTCCGGCGATGTCCTGGCCGCCAACGGCATCTTCAACGATGCCTTCTACACCGATGTCCGCCCGGCCCTGGCGCAGTGGCGTGAATCCCGCGGCCTGCCCGCGGACCCGCTGGCCGCGTTCAAGGCCAGCGGCTACCAGAAGAAGATCAACGAGGACCGCGTCGGCGGCCAGCAAGCCGGATGGGGCGCCTAGGCATGAATATGCAGAACACAGACACAACGAACAAGACTGTTGAAGGCCTGATTGCCCGCTCCAACCGCCTCGGCGCGGACAAGCGGAACACCAACTTCGCCGGCGGCAACACCTCCGCCAAGGGCACCGCGACGGACCCGGTCACCGGCGAGGACGTCGAACTCCTCTGGGTCAAGGGCTCCGGCGGCGACCTCGGCACGCTGACGGCCGAAAACCTCGCCGTGCTGCGGCTGGACCGGCTGCAGGCGCTGAAGAACGTGTACCCCGGCGTCGACCGTGAAGACGAAATGGTGGCCGCGTTCGACTACTGCCTGCATGGCAAGGGCGGGGCGGCGCCGTCGATCGACACCGCGATGCACGGCCTGGTGGACGCCGCGCACGTGGACCACCTGCACCCGGACTCGGGGATCGCCCTGGCCACCGCGGCCGACGGCGAGGCCCTCACCAAGGAAATCTTCGGCGAAAAGGTGGCGTGGGTGCCGTGGCGGCGCCCGGGCTTCCAGCTGGGCCTGGACATCGCCGCGATCAAGGACGCGAACCCGCACGCCGTCGGCACCATCCTCGGCGGCCACGGCATCACCGCCTGGGGCGCCACCAGCGAGGAAGCCGAAGCCAACTCGCTGTGGATCATCGAGCAGGCCGAAACCTACATCAGGCAGAACGGCAAGGCCGAACCCTTCGGCCCGAAACTGCCCGGCTACGCCGCCCTCCCGGAAGCCGGGCGCCGCGCCAAGGCCGCCGCCCTGGCCCCCGTGATCCGCGGCCTGGCCTCCACGGACAAGCCGCAGCTGGGGCACTTCAGCGACGCCCCCGCCGTCCTGGAATTCCTCGAGTCCGCCGAACACCCGCGCCTGGGTGCCCTGGGCACGTCCTGCCCGGACCACTTCCTGCGCACCAAGGTCAAGCCCCTGGTCCTGGACCTGCCCGCCGGCGCCCCGATCGAGGACTCCGTGGCCCGGCTCAAGGAACTCCACGCCGCCTACCGCGAGGACTACCAGGCGTACTACGACCGGCACGCGACGCCGGACAGCCCCGCCCTGCGCGGCGCAGACCCGGCGATCGTGCTGGTCCCGGGGGTGGGCATGTTCTCCTTCGGGGCGAACAAGCAGACCGCCCGGGTCGCCGGAGAGTTCTACCTCAACGCCATCAACGTCATGCGCGGCGCCGAGGCCGTCTCCACGTACGCCCCGATCGAGGAAGCCGAGAAATTCCGGATCGAATACTGGGCCCTGGAAGAAGCCAAACTGGCCCGGCTGCCCAAGCCGAAATCCCACGCCGGCCGCATCGCCCTGGTGACCGGGGCGGCGTCGGGCATCGGCAAGGCGATCGCCACCCGCTTCGCCGCCGACGGCGCCTGCGTGGTCATCGCCGACCTCAACCTGGAGAACGCCCAAAAGGTGGCCGAGGAACTTGGCGGCGCCGACGTCGCGATCGGCGTCCAGGCCGACGTCACCGACGAGTCCCAGATCGCCGCGGCCATCGCCGAAGCCGTCCTCGCCTTCGGCGGACTGGACCTGGTGGTCAACAACGCCGGGCTCTCCATCTCCAAGCCGCTGCTGGAAACCACGGAGAAGGACTGGGACCTCCAGCACAACGTCATGGCCAAGGGCTCGTTCCTGGTGGCCAAGGCCGCCGCACAGGTGATGATCGGCCAGGACATGGGCGGGGACATCATCTACATCTCCTCCAAGAACTCCGTCTTCGCCGGCCCGAACAACATCGCCTACTCCGCCACCAAGGCAGACCAGGCCCACCAGGTCCGGCTCCTCGCCGCCGAACTGGGCGAATTCGGAATCCGGGTCAACGGCATCAACCCCGACGGCGTCGTCCGCGGCTCCGGGATCTTCGCCGGCGGCTGGGGCGCCAAGCGCGCCGCCGTCTACGGCGTGCAGGAAGAGGAACTGGGCAAGTACTACGCCCAGCGCACCCTGCTCAAACGCGAAGTCCTGCCCGAGAACGTCGCCAACGCCGCCTCCGTGCTCACCGGCGCGGAGCTCTCGCACACCACCGGGCTCCACATCCCCGTCGACGCCGGCGTGGCCGCGGCCTTCCTGCGATGAGTGCCGAAACCTCAGCGCCGGCCGGCAGTCTCTTTGCCGGCAGTGTTTTCGCCGCGGTCGATATTGGCGCGTCCTCCGGCCGGGTCATTCTGGGCCGGGTCACGGACAATAATGGCGGGAAGAAAGCGGAGCTGGAGACGGTGCACCGCTTCCCCAACGGGGTCAAGGAGCTCGACGGCGGGCTCCGCTGGGATTTCGACGCGCTGTTCGCCGAGGTCCTCACCGGGCTCGCGGCCGCCGCCACGGCGGCCGCGGCCTGCGGGGAGAGCATCACCAGTATCGGGATCGACACCTGGGCCGTGGACTACGGCCTGGTCAACGCCGCCGGCGAGCTCACCGCCGCGCCCTTCAGCTACCGCGACGACCGAAGCCGCGCCGCCGTCGCCCGCGTCCACGGGCGGCTCGACGAGGCCCGGCTCTACGCCACCACGGGGCTGCAGTTCCTGCCGTTCAACACGATCTACCAGCTCGCCACCGAGCGGAACCTCGAGGGACTGCAGGCGCTGCTCATCCCGGACCTCATCGCGTTCCTGCTCACGGGCGTCCGCGGGACGGAGGCCACCAACGCCTCCACCACCGGGCTGTTCGACGCCGTCGCGGGGGAGTGGGCCACGGAATTCCTGGCCGCCTTGGGCCTGCCGAAGAACCTCTTCCCCCCGCTCGTCCAGCCCGGCGAAACCGTCGGCACCCTCACCCCGGAGATCGCGGACCGGCTCGGGCTGCCCGCCAGCACCGCCGTCGTGGCCGTGGGCTCGCACGACACCGCCTCGGCCGTGGCCGCCGTGCCCGCCGGCTCCGGAGGCGATGAGGAGAGATTCGCCTACGTCTCCTCCGGCACCTGGTCCCTGGTCGGCGTCGAACTGTCCCACCCGGTCCTCACCGAGGCCAGCCGGGCCGCGAACTTCACCAACGAACGCGGCGTGGACGGCACCATCCGCTACCTGCGCAACGTCGGCGGCCTCTGGCTGCTCAGCGAGTGCCAGCGCACGTGGGCGGGGGAGGGCTACCGGCCGGACCTGGCGGAACTGCTCAGCGCCGCGGCGGCGCTTCCTCCCGGCGGGCCGCTCATCAACGCCGACGACCCCTACTTCATCGCCCCCGACAACATGCCCGAACGCATCCGGGCGGCGGTCCGCAACACCGGGGCCGTCCTGCCGGAGCACCCGGCGCACATCGTGCGGTGCATCCTGGACAGCCTCGCCGCCGGCTATGCCCGGACCATCGCCGACGCCGAGCGGCTCGCGGACCTGCGGGCCGACGTCGTGCACATTGTCGGCGGCGGATCCCAGAACCGGCTGCTGTGCCAGCTGACCGCCGACGCCACCGGCAAGCGCGTCGTGGCCGGCCCCGTGGAAGCCACGGCGCTGGGCAATGTCCTGGTCCAGGCCCGCGCCGCCGGCGTGCTCAGCGGCGGCCTGGCCGAGCTGCGCG
Protein-coding sequences here:
- a CDS encoding ABC transporter permease, coding for MSSALDQKNAPTPAPAAGPGNAVASLMRMRELPVLIALVLLVLVTYLINPLFLTPQGVKDLLLNATIIMILAVGQTLLIITRNIDLSVGSMLGLVAFGTGSIFSAAPDVPIMAVFAIGMAFGALLGAFNGILVTAAKVPALVITLGTLYVFRGLNNAWAGGKQFFAGDRPDEFGALSVNTVLGFPVITLLAIVVVTVVAVYMSGTRPGRDLYAIGSDPDAATAFGIKVSKRVFLAFLANGALAGLAGVLYASRFNSVGATTGTGMELTVVAAAVVGGVAIFGGSGSVTGAALGAVLLTTITSSLTALRVDKFWQQAIVGVLILTAIIIDRVASLRTAKKLRISEARNV
- a CDS encoding ABC transporter permease, with protein sequence MSETTSTTSTAPAPVADSTKPLASEPKGRTGAARILTGRDAMTIYALVAFLIYAAIAIPRFASPVTTGFLLLDVIPVLLIAMPMTLIIITGEIDLSVASTAGLTSALMGVLWAGGMDIWLVLAISLLAGIAAGMFNGVLIAVLGLPSLAVTIGTLALFRGLALVIIGDNAVANFPKALTAFFTSKIGGTGIPTVMIGVVVVVVFFGVLLHFTPFGRGLYAMGYSKEAASFVGINVARSKFWLYVGSGTVSALAGIYWTLRYTSARSDNASGLELAVIAAVLLGGVSIFGGKGSIPGVIAGVLLIGTLNYALRLARVSDVVLITVTGLLLIVSVVAPSIGAAIRQWRHTRRVRRSFTRKTT
- the rhaS gene encoding rhamnose ABC transporter substrate-binding protein, which encodes MMLNRKNKGRTGRLGSMVAITAVAALALTACNSGSASSNGTSSPSAGGGDQKITFIPKQLNNPYTDVVLGGGKKGATEAGFASSQVVGPLEASASSQVSFINAETQAGTNVIVIAANDPDAVCTALGEARSAGAKIVAFDSDTNPDCRDVFISQVVAKDVALIQTKLISEQIGGSGEIAILSATANATNQNEWIKYMEEELASNPAYKDIKLVAKVYGDDNDTKSFQEAQGLMQAHPNLKGIISPTTVGIAATARYLSTSAYKGKVALTGLGLPNEMRPFVKDGTVKEFALWDPAQLGYVAAFAGKALQEGKISGAEGDTFTAGELGERKIEKGGLVIVGPPTVFNAENIDKYNF
- a CDS encoding L-fucose/L-arabinose isomerase family protein, whose amino-acid sequence is MNQKQPADRLLQPHRRRPTRIGLVSGGLGAYWPQFPDLLPQLQDSVRYVTGRFQRLDAEVIDTGFISDAQEAAHAGEKLRVADCDLIVIFLTTYLTSSMVLPIAQRAKTPVLVIDLQPTEAMDHANFDTGKWLAYCGQCPVPEVANVFRRAGIDFRSVSGHLKQESAWERITAWVHAAGVRARLRNGRHGLMGHLYPGMLDVATDLTTVSTTFGSHVEVLEFDDLRERVNAVTEAEVAERLELARELFVVDGSVNDDDFAWGAKVSVGLDRLVQDFDLDSVAYYHRGLAGEQHERLGAGMILGSSILTARGIPMAGEFELRTSIAMLAAQAIGAGGSFTEIQALNFLDNVVEMGHDGPAHLAVSAQDPLLRGLGVYHGKRGWGVSVEFDVRHGPVTTFGLGQDPDGSYVFVTSEGAVVPGPLLQIGNTTSRVDFGGDPGLWVDQWSQTGIGHHWALCVGHRAADIKAAASLLGIEHRHVVLS
- a CDS encoding L-rhamnose mutarotase, producing MTTQRVCFQLQVKPALIGEYTRRHAAVWPEMLRALKASGWDNYSLFLRPDGLLIGYFETQSLTGAQARMAATDVNARWQADMAGFFEDLAGAPDQGFVQLTEIFNLEDQLSAANAPGDNHQPQKEQS
- the rhaI gene encoding L-rhamnose isomerase, whose translation is MNTTESALGRLGELAIEVPSWAYGNSGTRFKVFGTPGTPRTVQEKLADAAKVHELTGLAPTVALHIPWDKVDDYAALKEYAADLGVGLGTINSNTFQDDEYKFGSLTSSDAAVRRRAIDHHLECLEIMHATGSRDLKIWLADGTNYPGQDDMRGRQDRLAESLQEIYAALGDEQRLVLEYKFFEPAFYHTDVPDWGTSYAQTLALGEKAMVCLDTGHHAPGTNIEFIVMQLLRLGKLGSFDFNSRFYADDDLIVGAADPFQLFRIMHEVIRGGGFGKDPEGNSAVALMLDQCHNLEEKIPGQIRSVLNVQEMTARALLVDTDALAEAQRSGDVLAANGIFNDAFYTDVRPALAQWRESRGLPADPLAAFKASGYQKKINEDRVGGQQAGWGA
- a CDS encoding bifunctional aldolase/short-chain dehydrogenase: MNMQNTDTTNKTVEGLIARSNRLGADKRNTNFAGGNTSAKGTATDPVTGEDVELLWVKGSGGDLGTLTAENLAVLRLDRLQALKNVYPGVDREDEMVAAFDYCLHGKGGAAPSIDTAMHGLVDAAHVDHLHPDSGIALATAADGEALTKEIFGEKVAWVPWRRPGFQLGLDIAAIKDANPHAVGTILGGHGITAWGATSEEAEANSLWIIEQAETYIRQNGKAEPFGPKLPGYAALPEAGRRAKAAALAPVIRGLASTDKPQLGHFSDAPAVLEFLESAEHPRLGALGTSCPDHFLRTKVKPLVLDLPAGAPIEDSVARLKELHAAYREDYQAYYDRHATPDSPALRGADPAIVLVPGVGMFSFGANKQTARVAGEFYLNAINVMRGAEAVSTYAPIEEAEKFRIEYWALEEAKLARLPKPKSHAGRIALVTGAASGIGKAIATRFAADGACVVIADLNLENAQKVAEELGGADVAIGVQADVTDESQIAAAIAEAVLAFGGLDLVVNNAGLSISKPLLETTEKDWDLQHNVMAKGSFLVAKAAAQVMIGQDMGGDIIYISSKNSVFAGPNNIAYSATKADQAHQVRLLAAELGEFGIRVNGINPDGVVRGSGIFAGGWGAKRAAVYGVQEEELGKYYAQRTLLKREVLPENVANAASVLTGAELSHTTGLHIPVDAGVAAAFLR
- a CDS encoding rhamnulokinase family protein; protein product: MSAETSAPAGSLFAGSVFAAVDIGASSGRVILGRVTDNNGGKKAELETVHRFPNGVKELDGGLRWDFDALFAEVLTGLAAAATAAAACGESITSIGIDTWAVDYGLVNAAGELTAAPFSYRDDRSRAAVARVHGRLDEARLYATTGLQFLPFNTIYQLATERNLEGLQALLIPDLIAFLLTGVRGTEATNASTTGLFDAVAGEWATEFLAALGLPKNLFPPLVQPGETVGTLTPEIADRLGLPASTAVVAVGSHDTASAVAAVPAGSGGDEERFAYVSSGTWSLVGVELSHPVLTEASRAANFTNERGVDGTIRYLRNVGGLWLLSECQRTWAGEGYRPDLAELLSAAAALPPGGPLINADDPYFIAPDNMPERIRAAVRNTGAVLPEHPAHIVRCILDSLAAGYARTIADAERLADLRADVVHIVGGGSQNRLLCQLTADATGKRVVAGPVEATALGNVLVQARAAGVLSGGLAELRAVVRASQHPAEYVPAARPVANSMSSGGVL